A genomic window from Salvia miltiorrhiza cultivar Shanhuang (shh) chromosome 5, IMPLAD_Smil_shh, whole genome shotgun sequence includes:
- the LOC130985089 gene encoding tetrahydroberberine oxidase-like, translating to MKTPTISSLTLLLLLISCSWAAAFAAADHHQDFLHCLSDKFDSSNVVYTASNSSYTSILKYSIFNLRFASESTPKPQVIITPEHESQIPPVIHCAKKTGLEIRTRSGGHDFEGLSYVSQVPFVMIDLINLSEITVDAEAKTAWVEAGATIGSLYYRIAEKSPVLGFPAGGCLTIGVGGHFSGGGYGFMQRKYGLAADHVIDARIVDVNGRILDRKSMGEDLFWAIRGGGAASFGVVVAWKVELLDVPERVTVFTVDKTLEQNATQLIDRWQYIAPNLDKDLFIAILITRSSSDPTIAASFVSLFLGPIDALLPLMRRSFPELGLVRENCTETSWINSTLYIGGYPVDAPPQILLNRTQPQPAYSKQKSDYVKKPIPQYAFQGIWEQFYRAEDKGDLFIFMMPCGGRMAEISDSAIPFPHRAGNLYLFSHLVHWEEENSDSYLSWSRRLYDYMTPYVSTAPRSAYLNYRDLDLGVNNVVGKTSYAQASVWGKRYYKNNFDRLVLVKTMVDPHNFFRNEQSIPPLHSK from the exons ATGAAAACCCCAACCATTTCTTCTCTCACTTTGCTTCTTCTTCTCATCTCATGCTCATGGGCAGCAGCTTTcgccgccgccgaccaccaCCAAGATTTCCTACATTGCCTGTCTGACAAATTCGACAGCTCCAACGTTGTTTACACCGCAAGCAATTCATCATACACTTCCATCTTGAAATATTCCATCTTCAACCTCAGATTCGCTTCCGAATCTACGCCAAAGCCGCAGGTGATCATAACCCCGGAACACGAATCTCAGATCCCGCCGGTTATACACTGCGCTAAAAAAACCGGCCTCGAGATCAGAACTCGAAGCGGCGGCCATGACTTCGAGGGACTATCTTATGTATCACAAGTCCCGTTTGTGATGATCGATTTGATCAATCTCAGTGAAATCACAGTCGACGCCGAGGCCAAAACCGCGTGGGTTGAAGCTGGCGCCACCATCGGCTCTTTGTATTACAGAATCGCCGAGAAAAGCCCGGTTCTTGGATTTCCGGCCGGCGGTTGCCTGACCATTGGCGTCGGAGGCCACTTCAGCGGAGGAGGCTACGGCTTCATGCAGAGGAAGTACGGCTTGGCTGCCGATCATGTGATCGATGCAAGAATAGTAGACGTTAATGGCAGAATTCTCGACAGGAAATCAATGGGTGAAGATCTGTTTTGGGCTATCAGAGGCGGCGGAGCTGCCAGCTTTGGCGTAGTTGTTGCTTGGAAG GTTGAACTACTAGATGTACCAGAAAGGGTCACTGTTTTCACAGTGGACAAAACCCTAGAACAAAACGCAACTCAACTCATCGACCGCTGGCAATACATCGCTCCCAACCTCGACAAAGATTTGTTCATCGCAATCTTGATAACCCGGTCGAGTTCCGACCCGACCATCGCCGCCTCCTTCGTGTCGCTATTCCTCGGTCCCATCGACGCGCTGCTGCCGCTGATGCGACGAAGCTTCCCTGAGCTCGGCCTAGTGAGAGAGAACTGCACCGAGACGAGCTGGATCAATTCCACCCTCTACATCGGCGGCTACCCCGTCGACGCGCCGCCGCAAATCCTGCTCAACAGAACTCAGCCCCAACCAGCATACTCGAAGCAAAAATCAGACTACGTGAAGAAACCAATTCCTCAATACGCCTTTCAAGGCATATGGGAGCAGTTTTACCGAGCAGAAGATAAGGGGGATTTGTTCATCTTCATGATGCCGTGCGGCGGGAGAATGGCGGAGATCTCCGACTCCGCCATTCCTTTCCCTCATAGAGCTGGCAATCTGTACCTCTTCTCTCATCTAGTCCATTGGGAGGAAGAGAATTCGGACAGCTACCTGAGCTGGTCGAGGAGGCTTTACGATTACATGACTCCTTACGTCTCGACGGCGCCGAGGTCGGCGTATCTCAACTACAGAGATCTCGACCTCGGCGTCAACAACGTTGTCGGGAAGACGAGCTACGCGCAGGCTAGTGTTTGGGGGAAGAGGTATTACAAGAACAATTTCGATCGTCTTGTTCTGGTTAAGACCATGGTTGATCCTCACAATTTCTTCAGAAACGAACAAAGCATTCCGCCGCTGCATTCCAAGTGA
- the LOC130985090 gene encoding tetrahydroberberine oxidase-like, protein MKTPTISPLTLLLLLISCSWAAASAAADHHQDFLHCLSEKFDSSDVVYTASNSSYTSILKYSIYNLRYASESTPKPQVIITPEHESQIPPVIRCAKKTGLEIRTRSGGHDTEGLSYVSQVPFVMIDLINLSEITVDAEAKTAWVEAGATIGSLYYRIAEKSPVLGFPAGGCLTIGVGGHFSGGGFGFMQRKYGLAADHVIDARIVDVNGRILDRKSMGEDLFWAIRGGGAASFGVVVAWKVELVDVPERVTVFTVDKTLEQNATQLIDRWQYIAPNLDKDLFIAILITRLSSNPTIHASFVSLFLGPIDTLLPLMRRSFPELGLVRENCIETSWINSTLYIGGYPIDAPPQILLNRTQPQPAYFKQKSDYVQTPIPQYAIQGIWEQFYRAEDKGYLLITMMPYGGRMAEISDSAIPFPHRAGNLYFFAHLVRWQEENSDGYLSWSRRLYDYMTPYVSTAPRSAYLNYRDLDLGVNNVVGKTSYAQASVWGKKYYKNNFDRLVLVKTMVDPHNFFRNEQSIPSGKSGKLI, encoded by the exons ATGAAAACCCCAACCATTTCTCCCCTTACTTTGCTTCTTCTTCTCATCTCATGCTCATGGGCAGCAgcttccgccgccgccgaccaccaCCAAGATTTCCTACATTGCCTGTCTGAGAAATTCGACAGCTCCGACGTTGTCTACACCGCAAGCAATTCATCATACACTTCCATCTTGAAATATTCCATCTACAACCTCAGATATGCTTCCGAATCTACACCAAAGCCGCAGGTGATCATAACCCCGGAACACGAATCTCAGATCCCGCCGGTGATACGCTGCGCTAAAAAAACCGGCCTCGAGATCAGAACTCGAAGCGGCGGCCATGACACCGAGGGACTATCTTATGTATCACAAGTCCCGTTTGTGATGATTGATTTGATCAATCTCAGTGAAATCACAGTCGACGCCGAGGCCAAAACCGCGTGGGTCGAAGCCGGCGCCACCATCGGCTCTTTGTATTACAGAATCGCGGAGAAAAGTCCGGTTCTTGGATTTCCGGCCGGCGGTTGCCTGACCATTGGCGTCGGAGGCCACTTCAGCGGGGGAGGCTTCGGCTTCATGCAGAGGAAGTACGGCTTGGCTGCCGATCATGTGATCGATGCAAGAATAGTAGACGTTAATGGCAGAATTCTTGACAGGAAATCAATGGGCGAAGATCTGTTCTGGGCTATCAGAGGCGGCGGAGCTGCTAGCTTTGGTGTAGTTGTTGCCTGGAAG GTTGAACTAGTAGATGTACCAGAAAGGGTTACTGTTTTCACAGTGGACAAAACCCTAGAACAAAACGCAACTCAACTCATCGACCGCTGGCAATACATCGCTCCCAACCTCGACAAAGATTTGTTCATCGCAATCTTGATAACCCGGTTGAGTTCCAACCCGACCATCCACGCCTCCTTCGTGTCGCTATTCCTCGGCCCCATCGACACGCTGTTGCCGCTGATGCGACGAAGCTTCCCCGAGCTCGGCCTAGTGAGAGAAAACTGCATCGAGACGAGCTGGATCAATTCCACACTCTACATCGGCGGCTACCCCATCGACGCGCCGCCGCAAATCCTGCTCAACAGAACTCAGCCCCAACCGGCATACTTTAAGCAAAAATCAGACTACGTGCAGACACCAATTCCTCAATACGCCATTCAAGGCATATGGGAGCAATTTTACCGAGCAGAGGATAAGGGGTATTTGTTAATCACCATGATGCCGTACGGCGGGAGAATGGCGGAGATCTCCGACTCCGCCATTCCTTTCCCTCATAGAGCTGGCAATCTGTACTTCTTCGCTCATCTAGTCCGTTGGCAAGAAGAGAATTCGGACGGCTACCTAAGCTGGTCGAGGAGGCTTTACGATTACATGACTCCTTACGTCTCGACGGCTCCGAGGTCAGCGTATCTCAACTACAGAGATCTCGACCTCGGAGTCAACAACGTTGTGGGGAAGACGAGCTACGCGCAGGCGAGTGTTTGGGGGAAGAAGTATTACAAGAACAATTTCGATCGTCTTGTTCTGGTTAAGACCATGGTTGATCCTCACAATTTCTTCAGAAACGAACAGAGCATTCCAAGTGGAAAAAGTgggaaattaatttga